The proteins below come from a single Zea mays cultivar B73 chromosome 8, Zm-B73-REFERENCE-NAM-5.0, whole genome shotgun sequence genomic window:
- the LOC100276062 gene encoding uncharacterized protein LOC100276062 precursor has translation MAALSWIRLRPPRAAILILLLLALNISPSFAANFEGFDSDDLPVAAGGLDADDDEGLDGVYLPPPPPISLSTSAPSPPVTTTPAPNPNPATPTPRDPTPALDLWDEDEFEGIPVPEAIPSDDSAAPAEVDPSDPSAEAPVEVAPAAKRSPAELLRAFSFEIACASFLVCYVLNYFTGKRQNENIALAWATKFATRDSIFDKNFSLLGTGDGKDTPLLLKEGQDVFKFYASGRRFCQGLLATMEMRARYDLLSKFVELVFPRKDTITFEVIMNEEAMDHVVLAVARKKAAKTMHKEERDLQRFASVLTSAPAGRKWVSDELAVVAESKEVAGDMITEAVLDQVLGEKTFEKFGKWFISLHFSDQLAGSYKKVLTFKFVLPDASNMSEMTRLVSLVPYYIDLVGRYKLSSHARSKTDGARTKAAQEAFRELQSARQEALQRKKAEKKKLMEETDAKLSAEALRRKDEKERARQLKKSGPKVKMLRS, from the exons ATGGCGGCGCTGAGCTGGATCCGGCTCCGGCCGCCCCGTGCTGCCATTCTCATTTTGCTGCTCCTCGCCCTCAATATCTCCCCCTCCTTTGCCGCTAACTTCGAGGGCTTCGACTCCGACGACCTTCCTGTCGCGGCCGGCGGCCTAGATGCTGACGATGACGAGGGCCTCGACGGCGTCTACCTCCCGCCCCCTCCGCCCATCTCCCTCTCCACCTCCGCTCCTTCACCTCCCGTCACGACGACACCGGCGCCGAACCCTAACCCGGCTACGCCTACGCCTCGGGATCCCACCCCGGCGCTCGACCTCTGGGACGAAGACGAGTTCGAGGGCATCCCCGTGCCCGAAGCGATCCCCTCTGACGACTCCGCCGCGCCGGCCGAGGTCGACCCATCAGATCCCTCCGCGGAGGCACCGGTGGAGGTGGCGCCGGCTGCGAAGAGGAGCCCGGCTGAGCTCCTCCGCGCGTTCTCCTTCGAGATCGCGTGCGCCAGCTTCCTGGTCTGTTACGTGCTCAACTACTTCACTGGGAAGCGGCAAAACGAGAACATCGCGCTGGCCTGGGCCACCAAGTTCGCCACCAGGGACTCTATCTTCGACAAGAACTTCAGCCTTCTTGGCACAGGCGACGGCAAGGACACGCCACTCCTGCTGAAGGAGGGGCAGGACGTGTTCAAGTTCTATGCAAGTGGGAGACGGTTCTGCCAGGGGTTGCTTGCCACCATGGAGATGCGAGCGCGGTACGATCTGCTGTCAAAGTTCGTCGAGTTGGTCTTCCCTAGGAAGGACACCATCACATTCGAAGTGATAATGAACGAAGAGGCCATGGACCATGTGGTTCTGGCTGTAGCCAGGAAGAAGGCGGCCAAGACAATGCACAAAGAAGAGAGGGATCTGCAAAGGTTTGCCAGTGTTCTCACTTCTGCACCTGCGGGGAGGAAGTGGGTGTCAGATGAGCTTGCTGTGGTGGCTGAGTCAAAGGAGGTTGCTGGGGATATGATCACTGAAGCTGTGCTTGATCAG GTTCTTGGTGAGAAGACGTTCGAGAAATTTGGAAAGTGGTTCATCTCGCTTCATTTTTCGGACCAGTTGGCAGGATCCTACAAGAAGGTCCTTACATTCAAGTTTGTATTGCCAGATGCAAGCAACATGTCAGAGATGACAAGATTGGTTTCTCTTGTGCCATACTACATTGATTTGGTTGGGCGTTATAAGCTCAGCTCTCAT GCTCGCTCTAAAACTGATGGAGCTAGAACGAAGGCTGCTCAGGAAGCTTTTAGGGAACTACAGAGTGCCAGGCAGGAGGCCCTGCAAAGGAAAAAGGCTGAAAAGAAGAAACTCATGGAGGAGACAGATGCCAAACTAAGCGCTGAGGCACTCCggaggaaagatgaaaaggaaagGGCTAGGCAACTGAAGAAATCTGGGCCCAAAGTGAAGATGCTCCGCTCTTGA